CGGGAGGACCGACGTCGGGCTTGTCCGCGAGCACAATGAGGACAACTTCCTCATCGCCGATCTGACCGGCGCCAACCGCTCGATCCTGCCCGAGGTCCGCACGCACCGGATCGGCCCGCGCGGCTCCGTCTTCACCGTGTGCGACGGCATGGGCGGCGCGGCGGCCGGCGAGGTGGCGAGCCGCATCGGAATCGACACGATCTACGAGATCCTGCAGGGGGGAGAGCCGCCGGTCGGGGACGTCGGCCTCGCGCAGAGGCTCAACGACGCCATCTGCGAAGCCGGGACCCGCATCTTCACGGCCGCGAAGCTGAACCGTGGGCAGCGCGGCATGGGGACGACGGTCACCGCGGCCGCGCTCAACGGGCCGCGCTTGGTCATCGGCCAGGTCGGCGACTCTCGCGCCCACGTCGTGCGCCGCGGCGCGCTCGTCCAGGTGACCAAGGATCAGTCCCTCGTCCAGCAGCTCATCGACGCGAAGCAGCTGACGAACGAGGAGGCCAAGGAGTTCGATAGGAGCAACATCATCCTCCAGGCGCTCGGGACGACGGAGGAGGTGCACGTCGATGTGACGTCGGTGATGCTGCGCCGCGGGGACGCGCTCGTCATGTGCAGCGACGGCCTGTCGGGACGCGTGGAGCCGGACGCGATCTGCCGCGTCGTGACGGAGAACGACGAACCGATGGACGCATGCCGCGTGCTGACCGAGCTCGCGTGCGAGAACGGCGGGGACGACAACATCACGGTGATCGTCGCGCGGTTCGACGGCGCAGGGTTGTCGGAGTGCGCGGAAGGGGAGCTCGTCACCTACGAGCGGTTCGAGTAC
This portion of the Pseudomonadota bacterium genome encodes:
- a CDS encoding protein phosphatase 2C domain-containing protein; this encodes MSDSDTNTTPTAESQPEIVVRVFGRTDVGLVREHNEDNFLIADLTGANRSILPEVRTHRIGPRGSVFTVCDGMGGAAAGEVASRIGIDTIYEILQGGEPPVGDVGLAQRLNDAICEAGTRIFTAAKLNRGQRGMGTTVTAAALNGPRLVIGQVGDSRAHVVRRGALVQVTKDQSLVQQLIDAKQLTNEEAKEFDRSNIILQALGTTEEVHVDVTSVMLRRGDALVMCSDGLSGRVEPDAICRVVTENDEPMDACRVLTELACENGGDDNITVIVARFDGAGLSECAEGELVTYERFEYRQVTETTARASLSRFYKEAEAQSDEAVTKPVSGPAPAADAPKAAPPAEVAVAEHTTPKRQEPPAPEKKPVAAAEKSNAKVVVGVLTVLIACAGIGYFLLRGNGSDGAASATPGASSDASAVPVAPLASPMPAMGMPRVATPASEPRLAPTAEDRIIGSGEEPKAAESAVKKAPKDVGSGGVTGTSKKKEGATEKKAEPPAPKKKKPESTIEENPY